Proteins found in one Longimicrobium sp. genomic segment:
- a CDS encoding TonB-dependent receptor: MRIPPLPLAALALLLATASHVRAQSARVTVRVRAGEAPVAGARAVLGRAAAATDSAGTAVLAAARGPARLVVTKPGFARASLGLTVAADTTVEVALEPREEAEVEVEALVVTATRSEQRIEDVPVRVEVLAREEVEEKMLMTPGDVAMLLNETSGLRVQSTSPSLGGATVRVQGLRGRYTQVLSDGLPLYGGQSGALGLLQIPPMDLGQVEVIKGAASALYGASALGGVVNLVSRRPAPEAERELLLNATTLGGADAVFWSSRKWGRGGYTLLAGGHRQADADVDGDRWADLPAYRRAVVRPRLFWDDGAGRSLFATLGGTVEDREGGGRVATGELFPEELATRRADAGLVGRFLLGEGRLLSLRASAMAQRHRHTFGDAVERDLHRTAFAEASLGGAGGAHTWVAGAALQLERYDARDVPRFEFEHAISSLFAQDEVRFSEALSLLASARVDRHSEFGAFFNPRLSALLRPAEGWSVRASAGTGYYAPTPFTEETEAIGLARLAGTAREAERARSASLDVARTAGALELNATLFGSLIDDAVALRPAPGGTVELVNVEGETRTWGTELLARWVQGPWHVTATHTFTRSTEPDPDGAGRREVPLTPRHQVGVVGMWEAEGEGRVGVELYYTGRQALEENPYRAASRPFVILGLLAERRIGRARVFVNAENLLDARQTRWDPLVLPSRSPEGRWTTDLWAPAEGRVVNAGVRLEL, translated from the coding sequence ATGCGCATCCCTCCACTTCCGCTCGCCGCCCTCGCGCTCCTGCTCGCGACGGCTTCGCACGTCCGGGCGCAGTCCGCGCGCGTGACGGTGCGCGTTCGCGCGGGCGAGGCGCCGGTGGCGGGCGCGCGCGCCGTCCTCGGCCGGGCCGCGGCGGCGACGGACAGCGCGGGGACGGCGGTGCTGGCGGCCGCGCGCGGGCCGGCCCGGCTGGTGGTGACGAAGCCCGGGTTCGCGCGGGCGTCGCTCGGCCTCACCGTGGCGGCGGACACCACGGTGGAGGTGGCGCTGGAGCCGCGCGAGGAGGCGGAGGTGGAGGTCGAGGCGCTGGTGGTGACCGCCACGCGCAGCGAGCAGCGCATCGAGGACGTGCCGGTGCGCGTGGAGGTGCTCGCGCGCGAGGAGGTGGAGGAGAAGATGCTGATGACGCCCGGCGACGTGGCGATGCTGCTCAACGAGACGAGCGGCCTGCGCGTCCAGAGCACCTCGCCGTCGCTGGGGGGCGCCACCGTGCGCGTGCAGGGCCTGCGCGGCCGCTACACGCAGGTGCTCTCCGACGGGCTCCCCCTCTACGGCGGCCAGAGCGGCGCGCTGGGGCTGCTGCAGATCCCGCCGATGGACCTGGGGCAGGTGGAGGTGATCAAGGGCGCGGCGTCCGCCCTCTACGGCGCCTCGGCGCTGGGCGGCGTGGTGAACCTGGTGTCGCGCCGCCCCGCGCCCGAGGCCGAGCGCGAGCTGCTCCTGAACGCCACCACGCTGGGCGGCGCGGACGCCGTCTTCTGGTCGTCGCGGAAGTGGGGGCGCGGGGGCTACACCCTGCTCGCGGGCGGCCACCGCCAGGCCGACGCCGACGTGGACGGCGACCGCTGGGCCGACCTCCCCGCCTACCGCCGCGCCGTGGTGCGCCCGCGCCTCTTCTGGGACGACGGCGCGGGCCGCTCGCTCTTCGCCACCCTGGGCGGCACGGTGGAGGACCGCGAGGGCGGCGGCCGGGTGGCCACGGGCGAGCTCTTCCCCGAGGAGCTCGCGACGCGGCGCGCGGACGCCGGGCTGGTCGGCCGCTTCCTGCTGGGCGAGGGGCGGCTCCTCTCGCTGCGCGCCTCGGCGATGGCGCAGCGGCACCGCCACACCTTCGGCGACGCCGTCGAGCGCGACCTGCACCGCACCGCCTTCGCGGAAGCCTCGCTCGGCGGCGCGGGGGGCGCCCACACCTGGGTGGCCGGCGCCGCGCTGCAGCTGGAGCGCTACGACGCGCGCGACGTCCCCCGCTTCGAGTTCGAGCACGCCATCTCCTCACTCTTCGCGCAGGACGAGGTCCGGTTCTCGGAGGCGCTCTCGCTGCTGGCGAGCGCGCGGGTGGACCGGCACAGCGAGTTCGGCGCCTTCTTCAACCCGCGCCTCTCCGCGCTCCTGCGCCCCGCCGAGGGGTGGAGCGTGCGCGCCTCCGCCGGCACCGGCTACTACGCGCCGACGCCCTTCACCGAGGAAACGGAGGCGATCGGCCTCGCCCGGCTGGCGGGGACGGCGCGGGAGGCGGAGCGCGCCCGGAGCGCCTCGCTCGACGTGGCGCGCACCGCCGGGGCCCTGGAGCTGAACGCCACCCTCTTCGGCTCGCTCATCGACGACGCGGTCGCCCTGCGGCCGGCCCCCGGCGGGACGGTGGAGCTGGTGAACGTGGAGGGCGAGACGCGCACCTGGGGCACGGAGCTGCTCGCCCGCTGGGTGCAGGGGCCGTGGCACGTGACCGCCACGCACACCTTCACCCGCTCGACGGAGCCGGACCCGGACGGCGCCGGCCGCCGCGAGGTGCCGCTCACGCCGCGGCACCAGGTGGGGGTGGTGGGGATGTGGGAGGCGGAGGGAGAGGGGCGCGTGGGCGTGGAGCTGTACTACACGGGCCGCCAGGCGCTGGAGGAGAACCCGTACCGCGCGGCGAGCCGCCCCTTCGTGATCCTGGGCCTGCTGGCCGAGCGGCGGATCGGCCGGGCGCGCGTCTTCGTCAACGCCGAGAACCTGCTGGACGCCCGCCAGACGCGCTGGGACCCGCTGGTCCTCCCCTCCCGCTCCCCCGAAGGCCGCTGGACGACGGACCTGTGGGCGCCCGCGGAGGGGCGGGTGGTCAACGCGGGCGTGCGTCTCGAGTTGTGA
- a CDS encoding metalloregulator ArsR/SmtB family transcription factor: MTPSTAPAPLATRGKLFHGLADPSRLAILEALREGPRTVSDIVAATGLGQPNVSNHLACLLGCGLVSREPAGRRAFYRLSDPRVDALLSLADELLADVARGVESCPRNPRC, translated from the coding sequence ATGACGCCGTCGACCGCACCCGCCCCGCTCGCCACGCGCGGCAAGCTCTTCCACGGCCTCGCAGACCCCTCGCGGCTGGCGATCCTCGAGGCGCTCCGGGAGGGGCCGCGCACCGTCTCCGACATCGTCGCCGCGACGGGGCTCGGGCAGCCGAACGTGTCGAACCACCTGGCGTGCCTGCTGGGGTGCGGGCTGGTGTCACGCGAGCCGGCCGGGCGCCGCGCCTTCTACCGTCTGAGCGATCCCCGCGTCGACGCGCTCCTCTCGCTCGCCGACGAGCTCCTGGCCGACGTGGCGCGCGGGGTCGAGAGCTGCCCGCGGAACCCGCGCTGCTGA